The following proteins are encoded in a genomic region of uncultured Ilyobacter sp.:
- a CDS encoding helix-turn-helix transcriptional regulator, translating into MAILSPVEKLIALRKKHKINQKDLAGDQISRSHLAMIETGKNKFNENTAKILVENFNKIFKERNIPEKVKLEELMESKKEQIEKLKIDFLKKLEKEDAIEPIISDIESYASEYDIQTKITLYEKIGNIFFEKENFHRAASFYLRILNDLIIIRDSKALGKVSLSLIRIYLQTENFQSAVDLENLIKSEISSFALPEKSIILFNFGIIFDSLKDHNKALEYFNLVEEYISDSDQYFDVKNYQALSFADLGKYDSSVSIYRSLMLKYKDINHKIIINNNLLYISRVENNSDKIKFYLRKCKKLIELVNLDEVSNYTFEQIIFEIGETSLILNKRKDAINYLLRLCNEKTKRNLNKKFSAIRYLLTLFTKKDIETVKKTEKFYFTLLKREKRLEIAFDFVDFYMKNGLQKEVCNILNSIKPFSKF; encoded by the coding sequence ATGGCAATTTTAAGTCCTGTTGAAAAACTTATAGCACTTAGAAAAAAGCACAAAATAAATCAAAAAGATCTGGCAGGAGATCAAATTTCTAGAAGTCATCTTGCCATGATAGAAACGGGAAAAAATAAATTCAATGAAAATACAGCTAAGATACTTGTTGAAAATTTCAACAAAATTTTCAAAGAACGAAACATTCCTGAGAAAGTAAAACTAGAAGAATTGATGGAGAGTAAGAAAGAACAAATTGAAAAATTAAAAATCGACTTTCTAAAAAAACTTGAAAAAGAAGATGCTATAGAGCCGATTATCTCAGATATTGAAAGTTATGCATCTGAATATGATATACAGACAAAAATTACCCTTTATGAAAAAATCGGTAACATCTTTTTTGAAAAAGAAAATTTTCATAGGGCTGCAAGTTTTTATTTAAGAATATTAAATGACTTAATTATTATAAGAGATTCCAAAGCATTAGGAAAAGTAAGCTTGAGCTTAATAAGAATATATCTTCAGACAGAAAATTTCCAGTCAGCTGTAGACCTAGAAAATTTAATTAAATCTGAAATCAGTTCTTTTGCTTTACCTGAGAAATCAATTATTCTATTTAATTTTGGAATTATTTTTGATAGCTTAAAAGATCATAATAAAGCTCTTGAATACTTTAATCTGGTAGAGGAATATATTTCTGACTCAGACCAATATTTTGATGTAAAAAATTATCAGGCTCTTTCTTTCGCTGATCTTGGTAAGTATGATAGCTCAGTCTCTATATATAGAAGTTTAATGCTTAAATATAAAGATATAAATCATAAAATTATTATAAATAACAATCTACTCTATATTTCAAGAGTTGAAAATAACTCCGATAAAATTAAATTTTATCTTCGAAAATGTAAAAAGTTAATCGAATTAGTCAATTTAGACGAGGTGTCAAACTATACTTTTGAGCAAATCATTTTTGAAATTGGAGAAACTTCCCTCATATTAAATAAAAGAAAAGATGCTATAAATTATCTTCTGAGGCTTTGTAACGAAAAAACAAAAAGAAATTTAAATAAAAAATTCTCAGCAATTCGTTATCTGCTAACACTCTTCACAAAAAAAGATATTGAGACTGTTAAAAAAACCGAAAAATTTTATTTTACTCTTTTAAAAAGGGAAAAAAGATTAGAAATAGCTTTTGATTTTGTTGATTTTTATATGAAAAATGGATTACAAAAAGAAGTCTGTAATATTTT
- a CDS encoding HD-GYP domain-containing protein, whose product MYINSNYMEENRVTGLLSPSEIIGIFQKDYSETLGREKVKRYLLENLLMKLHALDSSEALFHLKMVGEVSALLSRKYGFSEEKVKKIEFYAKIHDLGKIGIPGKILNKPGKLTADEFEVVKEHTEIGYHLINKFGFSKMGENIIRYHHEKWNGNGYRGLVQKEIPIEARIVSIADVYDALRMKRTYKEPFSHEKAVEIIREGRGEDFDPELVDVFLKCHQEIKVMYNTKFN is encoded by the coding sequence ATGTATATTAATTCAAATTATATGGAAGAGAATAGAGTAACAGGGTTATTAAGTCCTTCTGAAATTATTGGAATCTTTCAAAAGGATTACAGTGAAACTTTGGGCAGAGAGAAAGTGAAAAGGTACTTACTTGAGAATCTTCTTATGAAGCTTCATGCCTTAGACTCCAGTGAAGCTTTATTTCATCTAAAAATGGTAGGGGAGGTTTCAGCTCTACTTTCAAGAAAATATGGTTTTTCTGAAGAGAAGGTAAAAAAGATAGAGTTTTATGCAAAGATACACGACCTGGGGAAAATAGGGATTCCCGGGAAGATACTTAATAAACCTGGGAAACTGACTGCAGATGAATTTGAAGTAGTAAAAGAACATACTGAAATAGGCTATCATCTTATAAATAAATTTGGATTTTCAAAGATGGGTGAAAATATAATAAGATACCACCATGAAAAATGGAATGGCAATGGGTATAGAGGACTAGTACAAAAGGAGATACCTATAGAGGCTAGAATTGTATCCATAGCAGATGTTTATGATGCTCTCAGAATGAAGAGAACTTATAAAGAGCCCTTTAGTCACGAAAAGGCTGTTGAAATTATAAGAGAAGGAAGAGGAGAGGATTTTGATCCTGAGCTTGTAGATGTATTTTTAAAATGCCATCAAGAGATAAAAGTTATGTATAATACAAAGTTCAACTAA
- a CDS encoding xanthine phosphoribosyltransferase, which produces MKLLKEKILKNGEIINPTTLKVDSFLNHQIDPTIMMEMGKELKQRFKEKKINKILTIEASGIAIGLAAAVAFDVPLVFAKKKKPTTMDGMYVETVHSFTKKIDYDICVSKEFLNSDDKILFVDDFLATGNAIVGIQKIIEQAGAELVGIGIAIEKGFQPGGSILRNKGIHLESLAIIDKMDLGKINFI; this is translated from the coding sequence TTGAAATTATTGAAAGAAAAAATACTGAAAAATGGAGAAATAATTAATCCAACCACTCTCAAAGTAGACAGTTTTTTAAATCATCAGATAGACCCAACTATTATGATGGAGATGGGAAAAGAACTAAAACAAAGATTTAAAGAAAAAAAAATCAATAAAATCCTAACTATCGAGGCCTCTGGAATTGCCATCGGACTTGCTGCTGCAGTAGCTTTTGATGTTCCTTTAGTTTTTGCAAAGAAAAAAAAACCAACTACTATGGATGGAATGTATGTTGAAACTGTTCATTCATTTACAAAAAAAATTGACTATGATATCTGCGTCTCCAAGGAGTTCTTAAATTCTGATGATAAAATTTTATTTGTCGATGATTTTCTTGCAACTGGAAATGCCATTGTCGGAATTCAAAAGATTATAGAACAGGCCGGAGCTGAACTTGTAGGGATAGGTATAGCCATAGAAAAGGGATTTCAGCCTGGTGGAAGCATTCTCAGAAACAAGGGTATACATTTAGAGTCATTGGCTATAATCGATAAAATGGATCTTGGAAAAATAAATTTTATCTAG
- the guaA gene encoding glutamine-hydrolyzing GMP synthase, whose translation MKKNSIVILDFGSQYNQLIARRVREMGVYAEVVPYFEDLEKIKEREPSGIILSGGPASVYLDDAPTIDKEIYELGIPVLGICYGMQLTMHLLGGKVAKADKQEFGKAELLIDDNKNPFFDCVPDKSQVWMSHGDHVTEIAKGFEQIAHTDSSIATVCDANRNFYCVQFHPEVTHSVYGKQMLENFVFNVAKCEKNWSMGNYIEATVEEIREKVGNKKVILALSGGVDSSVAAVLIHKAIGDQLSCFFVDTGLMRKDEAKKVMETYGEHYNINIECIDAEDRFLSKLAGVTDPEEKRKIIGNEFIYIFEDQKKRFKDADFLAQGTIYPDVIESQSVKGPSATIKSHHNVGGLPEEMEFELLEPLRELFKDEVRQVGRELGIPDHMIDRHPFPGPGLGIRILGEVTREKADILREADDIFIEELRNEDLYSKVSQAFVVLLPVKSVGVMGDERTYEYTAVLRSADTTDFMTATWSRLPYDFLEKVSNRIINEVKGINRLTYDISSKPPATIEWE comes from the coding sequence ATGAAAAAGAATAGTATCGTCATATTAGATTTTGGTTCACAGTATAACCAACTTATTGCGAGAAGAGTAAGAGAAATGGGTGTTTATGCAGAAGTCGTGCCTTATTTTGAAGACCTTGAAAAAATCAAAGAGAGAGAACCAAGTGGTATAATCTTATCTGGGGGACCAGCTTCGGTATATCTAGATGATGCTCCTACTATAGATAAAGAGATATATGAATTGGGGATACCTGTTTTGGGAATATGCTATGGAATGCAGTTAACAATGCACCTTCTTGGAGGGAAAGTAGCAAAGGCTGATAAGCAGGAATTTGGAAAAGCTGAACTCTTGATAGATGACAATAAAAACCCTTTCTTTGACTGCGTACCAGATAAATCACAAGTTTGGATGAGTCACGGAGACCATGTAACTGAGATAGCCAAAGGGTTTGAACAAATTGCTCATACAGATTCGTCTATAGCAACGGTTTGTGATGCAAATAGAAATTTTTATTGTGTACAATTTCATCCAGAGGTAACTCACTCTGTCTACGGTAAACAGATGCTAGAAAATTTTGTGTTCAATGTAGCAAAATGTGAAAAAAACTGGTCTATGGGAAATTACATAGAAGCCACAGTAGAAGAGATAAGAGAAAAAGTTGGAAATAAGAAGGTAATACTTGCTCTTTCGGGAGGAGTCGATTCATCAGTTGCAGCGGTTCTTATACACAAGGCTATAGGGGATCAGCTTAGCTGCTTCTTCGTAGACACGGGTCTTATGAGGAAAGATGAAGCAAAAAAAGTAATGGAAACTTATGGGGAACACTACAATATAAATATAGAATGTATAGATGCAGAAGACAGGTTTCTCTCTAAGTTAGCTGGGGTAACTGATCCAGAAGAGAAAAGAAAAATAATAGGTAATGAGTTTATATATATTTTTGAAGATCAGAAGAAAAGATTTAAAGATGCAGATTTTCTTGCCCAGGGAACAATTTATCCTGATGTAATAGAATCTCAATCTGTAAAAGGACCTTCTGCAACAATAAAATCCCACCACAATGTTGGTGGACTTCCTGAAGAGATGGAATTTGAACTATTAGAACCTCTAAGAGAGTTATTTAAAGATGAGGTAAGACAAGTGGGAAGAGAGTTGGGAATCCCTGATCACATGATAGACAGACATCCTTTTCCAGGACCAGGTTTAGGAATCAGAATTTTAGGAGAAGTTACTAGAGAAAAAGCCGATATTTTAAGAGAGGCTGATGATATATTTATAGAGGAGCTAAGAAATGAAGACCTTTATAGTAAGGTAAGCCAGGCCTTTGTAGTACTACTACCTGTAAAATCTGTAGGGGTAATGGGAGATGAAAGAACCTATGAATATACAGCTGTTCTAAGATCTGCAGACACTACAGACTTTATGACAGCAACATGGTCTAGACTTCCATATGACTTTTTGGAAAAAGTTTCAAATAGAATAATAAATGAAGTAAAGGGTATAAATAGATTGACCTATGATATTTCTTCAAAGCCACCTGCAACAATAGAGTGGGAATAA
- a CDS encoding AI-2E family transporter: MRDDKVYIKFFFIGLLLVIIQSFFQDLENLKLIMSNFYKYIQPFIYGLVIAVILEPLIIFFSNKFNFGRRLGIFFSFLIFVFILIGVFFIVIPPLSESIGELIESFPQMKTKSQTWVIKVFEANKSRLAFLDEKVLKENLMSFIGSQVSNTQSLVMSFLEKIVKLTFSIVDVFFGFLIAVYFLLYKEYFIKFIRKTLSIILKEKAVDETLDFLFESRKIFLNYLAGRSLVSLCVGVVCFIVMFFTNVPYAVLISFVIGLGNMIPYIGSIIAGIISTVLVLFTLPLKVIPMWIAILVAQQIDSWILGPKILGDSVGMNPFWVVTAVLIGGNIGGPVGMLVGVPVFAMIKIIYYKMLNKKGILES; encoded by the coding sequence ATGAGAGATGATAAAGTTTATATAAAATTTTTTTTTATAGGCTTGTTACTTGTGATAATACAAAGTTTTTTTCAAGATTTAGAAAACTTAAAATTAATAATGAGTAATTTTTATAAATATATTCAGCCCTTTATTTATGGACTTGTAATTGCAGTGATTTTGGAACCGCTAATAATTTTTTTCTCAAATAAATTTAATTTTGGGAGGAGACTGGGGATATTTTTTTCATTTTTAATTTTTGTTTTTATCCTTATAGGTGTATTTTTTATAGTCATACCGCCTCTTTCAGAGAGTATAGGGGAATTGATAGAAAGTTTTCCTCAGATGAAAACTAAATCTCAAACTTGGGTAATCAAGGTCTTTGAAGCCAATAAAAGCAGGTTAGCATTTTTGGATGAAAAAGTTTTAAAGGAAAATCTCATGAGTTTTATAGGCTCTCAAGTGTCTAATACTCAATCTTTGGTGATGAGTTTTTTAGAAAAAATAGTTAAACTGACCTTTTCAATAGTGGACGTATTTTTTGGCTTTTTAATTGCAGTATACTTCTTATTATATAAGGAATATTTTATAAAGTTTATCAGGAAAACTCTGTCAATCATTTTGAAAGAAAAGGCTGTTGATGAAACTTTAGATTTTCTTTTTGAAAGCAGGAAAATTTTTCTTAATTATTTAGCAGGAAGGTCATTAGTTTCACTCTGTGTTGGCGTGGTATGTTTTATAGTAATGTTTTTTACAAATGTGCCCTATGCTGTCTTAATCTCCTTTGTAATTGGCCTAGGGAATATGATACCTTATATAGGTTCAATAATAGCAGGTATTATAAGTACGGTACTGGTACTATTTACACTGCCCCTTAAAGTTATCCCAATGTGGATAGCAATACTAGTTGCACAGCAGATAGACAGCTGGATTTTAGGACCAAAAATTTTGGGAGATTCAGTGGGTATGAATCCATTTTGGGTTGTAACGGCAGTTTTGATCGGAGGAAACATAGGAGGGCCAGTGGGAATGCTAGTAGGGGTGCCTGTATTCGCCATGATAAAAATAATATATTACAAGATGCTAAATAAAAAGGGTATTTTAGAGTCTTAA
- a CDS encoding rubredoxin, producing the protein MKKWVCTICGYVYDPERGDPENGIEPGTSFEDLPEDWLCPVCAARKDEFEDTLGCC; encoded by the coding sequence ATGAAAAAGTGGGTATGTACAATATGTGGATATGTTTATGATCCTGAAAGGGGCGATCCGGAAAATGGGATAGAACCTGGGACAAGTTTTGAAGATCTGCCTGAAGATTGGCTATGTCCCGTATGTGCAGCTAGAAAAGATGAGTTTGAAGATACTCTTGGTTGTTGTTAA
- a CDS encoding class I SAM-dependent RNA methyltransferase: MDKVTLIASAAMGIESIVAQEVKDLGFENVQTFNGRVEFDGRIEDIPKANIWLRCADRVFLKMGEFEAFTFEQLFENVKKLKWNEVLPEDGEFPVSWVSSVNSKLYSKSDIQRITKKAIVEKMKEKYKKDYFSEDGATYKIKVQGNKDKFIAMIDTSGEGLHKRGYRAEINQAPMKETLAAALVKISRWKGGELSLLDPMCGTGTIPIEAAMIARNIAPGSNRKFASEEWGIIEKNIWIDVRDEAYSCEDHEKEVRIYGSDMDEEAIETAKRNAVLAGIEDDILFEKKHLLEIESPSEYGSIITNPPYGERLLDDKSVNKLYGILGDICRMRLPKWSYYVITSYEQFERAFEKKSTKNRKLYNGGIKCYLYQYFGARPPKKNI, encoded by the coding sequence ATGGATAAAGTAACCTTGATAGCGTCGGCTGCGATGGGAATAGAAAGTATTGTGGCCCAGGAAGTAAAAGATCTAGGATTTGAAAATGTACAAACTTTTAACGGGAGAGTTGAATTTGATGGTAGAATAGAGGATATTCCAAAGGCAAATATATGGCTTAGATGTGCAGACAGGGTATTTTTAAAAATGGGGGAATTTGAAGCATTTACCTTTGAACAGCTTTTTGAAAACGTAAAAAAACTTAAGTGGAACGAGGTTTTGCCTGAAGACGGTGAGTTTCCTGTGAGCTGGGTAAGTTCTGTTAACAGTAAGCTTTATTCAAAATCTGATATTCAGAGGATAACTAAAAAAGCTATAGTGGAAAAAATGAAAGAAAAATATAAAAAAGATTATTTTAGCGAAGATGGAGCAACTTATAAAATAAAGGTACAGGGAAATAAAGACAAATTCATAGCCATGATAGACACAAGCGGTGAAGGACTACATAAGAGAGGGTATCGGGCAGAGATAAATCAGGCTCCTATGAAAGAAACCCTAGCAGCTGCCCTTGTAAAAATATCTAGATGGAAGGGTGGAGAACTCTCGCTTCTAGACCCTATGTGTGGGACAGGGACAATCCCTATAGAGGCGGCAATGATAGCTAGAAATATAGCTCCAGGATCAAATAGAAAATTTGCCTCAGAAGAGTGGGGTATTATTGAAAAAAATATATGGATAGATGTAAGGGACGAAGCCTATTCTTGTGAAGATCATGAAAAGGAAGTGAGAATATATGGGTCGGATATGGATGAAGAGGCAATAGAAACGGCTAAAAGGAATGCAGTTTTGGCAGGTATAGAGGATGATATTTTATTTGAAAAAAAACACCTTTTAGAAATTGAATCACCTTCAGAATATGGATCCATAATAACAAATCCGCCTTACGGGGAAAGACTTCTAGATGATAAGTCAGTAAATAAACTATACGGAATATTAGGTGATATATGCAGAATGAGGCTTCCTAAATGGTCGTATTATGTCATAACTTCCTATGAACAATTTGAGAGAGCTTTCGAGAAGAAATCTACAAAAAATAGAAAACTTTATAATGGTGGAATAAAGTGCTATTTATACCAGTATTTTGGGGCTAGACCTCCTAAAAAAAACATTTAA
- a CDS encoding ParA family protein has protein sequence MKVISILNQKGGVAKTTSAQNISFGLKKLGKKVLLIDFDPQGNLTSGVGIDKRGLENTIYDLMKDRAFGLQNLGLDDVMMNKEGVDVLPTNIKMSKVNLELGGVPGRENLLKEILKEVYGYDYVIIDCPPSLDNLTFNALIASQKVYIPVQTEFYALEGIVELMDTIDLITQRMNEELEIGGVFATMVDGRIKLHNEVIEQLKEFFGERMFNTTIRRNVKVTEASSYGVSIFDYASRSNGAKDYLGLCKEILKREES, from the coding sequence ATGAAGGTTATTTCGATTTTAAACCAAAAAGGTGGAGTAGCAAAAACAACTTCGGCTCAGAACATAAGCTTCGGGCTCAAGAAATTAGGGAAAAAGGTACTTCTAATTGATTTTGATCCTCAGGGAAACTTGACCTCAGGGGTTGGAATTGATAAAAGAGGACTTGAAAACACCATTTATGATCTAATGAAAGATAGGGCCTTTGGATTACAGAACTTAGGTTTAGACGATGTAATGATGAATAAAGAAGGGGTAGACGTCCTTCCTACAAACATCAAAATGTCCAAAGTTAACTTAGAGTTAGGTGGAGTTCCAGGAAGAGAAAATCTACTTAAAGAAATACTAAAAGAAGTCTATGGGTATGACTATGTCATTATCGACTGCCCTCCGAGTCTTGACAACCTTACATTTAATGCTCTTATTGCCTCTCAAAAAGTGTATATACCGGTTCAGACTGAATTTTATGCATTAGAAGGAATTGTAGAGCTCATGGATACCATAGATCTAATCACTCAAAGAATGAACGAGGAATTAGAAATAGGTGGAGTATTCGCAACAATGGTAGATGGTCGGATAAAACTTCATAATGAGGTTATTGAACAGCTAAAGGAATTTTTTGGTGAAAGAATGTTTAATACAACAATTAGAAGAAATGTCAAAGTAACAGAAGCTTCTTCCTATGGAGTAAGTATATTTGACTATGCATCTAGAAGTAATGGTGCAAAGGACTACCTTGGTCTGTGTAAGGAAATTCTTAAAAGAGAGGAAAGTTAG
- a CDS encoding ParB N-terminal domain-containing protein: MVANRLGNNPLLNREKKKDSFEEKKEQIIKQYGRLVHMQPKLIEEIDFEDVTFINRLALTSEDLELEELKESIVKIGLLNIIYLQEREKGKYRLVSGLRRARAISEIYRDGGSVKGKDRVVIFDKETPYELLDSVSVDENIQRKNLSILEQSYKFNREAAKKDKKIEEILKEYHISKKTFYRIKNAISYPKEITGIIEDLGADKAEILNKLIIILKDKMDAAKVVADYKDLSRDELRNLLKEVKKVDRTEKVIIKYSSNGFNFSVKKKVPDEVKKYFERLKEFIENDDYTFLK; this comes from the coding sequence ATGGTTGCTAATAGATTGGGGAATAATCCACTTCTTAACAGAGAGAAAAAAAAAGATAGCTTTGAAGAAAAGAAAGAGCAGATAATAAAGCAGTATGGTCGCCTTGTTCATATGCAGCCAAAGCTTATAGAAGAGATAGATTTTGAAGATGTCACTTTTATAAATAGGCTTGCTCTGACGTCTGAGGATTTGGAACTAGAAGAGCTTAAAGAAAGTATAGTTAAAATAGGACTTCTGAACATCATATATCTTCAGGAAAGAGAAAAAGGCAAATACAGACTTGTAAGTGGTTTGAGAAGAGCTAGGGCAATAAGTGAAATATATAGGGACGGAGGTTCAGTAAAAGGCAAGGATAGGGTTGTTATTTTTGATAAGGAAACTCCTTATGAGCTTTTAGATTCCGTATCTGTTGATGAAAATATTCAGAGAAAAAATTTGAGTATTTTAGAGCAGTCTTATAAATTTAACAGAGAGGCCGCAAAAAAAGATAAAAAAATAGAAGAGATTTTAAAAGAATATCATATAAGTAAAAAGACTTTTTACAGAATTAAAAATGCGATAAGCTACCCGAAGGAAATTACTGGAATAATAGAAGACTTGGGAGCAGATAAGGCTGAAATTTTAAATAAACTGATAATTATTTTGAAAGACAAGATGGATGCCGCCAAGGTGGTTGCAGACTACAAAGACCTAAGCAGAGATGAGCTTAGAAACCTTTTAAAAGAGGTCAAAAAGGTAGATAGAACCGAAAAAGTCATAATTAAATATAGTAGCAATGGTTTTAATTTTTCTGTAAAGAAAAAAGTTCCTGATGAAGTTAAAAAATATTTTGAAAGACTGAAAGAATTTATAGAAAATGACGACTATACATTTTTAAAGTAA
- a CDS encoding peptidylprolyl isomerase has translation MNLQACIKTDKGDINIKLFPQVTPVTVLNFVNLSKRGYYDGLKFHRVINDFMVQGGDPTGTGSGGPGYNFRDEFKEGVVFDKKGILAMANAGPNTNGSQFFITHVETPWLNYKHSIFGEVVSEEDQKVVDAITQGDKIKTIVITGDVEEYIEKNKETLNQLNETLERTFPDLPKYY, from the coding sequence ATTAACTTACAAGCTTGTATAAAAACAGATAAGGGAGATATCAACATTAAGCTCTTCCCTCAAGTAACTCCAGTGACAGTTTTAAATTTTGTAAATTTATCTAAAAGAGGTTATTATGATGGTCTGAAATTTCATAGAGTTATCAATGATTTTATGGTACAAGGTGGAGACCCTACCGGTACTGGTTCAGGGGGTCCTGGATATAATTTTAGAGATGAATTCAAAGAGGGCGTAGTTTTTGATAAAAAGGGAATACTTGCTATGGCAAATGCAGGTCCTAACACAAATGGATCACAGTTCTTCATCACCCACGTTGAAACACCTTGGTTGAATTATAAGCATAGTATTTTCGGTGAAGTAGTCAGCGAAGAGGATCAAAAAGTTGTAGATGCTATAACTCAAGGAGATAAAATAAAAACTATAGTTATTACAGGAGATGTAGAAGAGTATATCGAGAAAAATAAGGAAACATTGAATCAACTCAATGAAACGTTAGAAAGAACTTTTCCTGATCTCCCAAAATATTATTAA
- a CDS encoding GNAT family N-acetyltransferase, which yields MIIRYVEDRDAESIAEIYNYYVENTTFTGDETPFSVDHMKNKIKDISKDYPWLVIEENSQILGYIYLNQWRFRSAYRHSAELSVYIRNGVRTNGLGSKLFSSLLKELKKKNLHTIISAIVLPNNASINLHEKFGFKKVAHFNQVGYKFEKWLDLGYWELVL from the coding sequence ATGATTATAAGATACGTTGAAGATAGAGATGCTGAGAGCATAGCAGAGATATACAACTACTACGTTGAAAATACAACCTTTACAGGTGACGAAACTCCTTTCTCAGTGGATCACATGAAAAACAAAATCAAAGATATTTCAAAAGACTATCCCTGGCTTGTAATAGAAGAAAATTCTCAAATTCTTGGTTATATATATCTCAATCAATGGAGATTTAGAAGTGCCTACAGACATTCTGCAGAACTTTCAGTATATATTCGAAATGGTGTTCGAACTAATGGTCTCGGATCAAAACTCTTTAGCTCTTTATTAAAAGAATTAAAGAAAAAAAACTTACATACTATTATAAGTGCCATAGTACTTCCAAACAATGCCAGCATTAATCTTCACGAAAAGTTTGGATTCAAAAAAGTAGCGCATTTTAATCAAGTTGGATATAAATTTGAAAAATGGCTAGACCTCGGATACTGGGAACTTGTTTTATAA
- a CDS encoding nitroreductase family protein, with protein sequence MEFEKLLKERRSATFFDKNKELADNLIKEIIDLSTLAPSAFNTQPWELIIVKSSEARKELYEKACNQPKVLEAPVTIAIVGKKNGYKRENPIWDEKIKNKTLDSKSLQAYMDMCENKIYNSDVKKNAYAVRNASLFAMTLMFVAKSKGVSTHPMIGFSEEAIKELYSISEDRVVVMLISMGYFNEEKKLFPREKRFSFDKISKVY encoded by the coding sequence ATGGAATTTGAAAAATTATTAAAAGAAAGAAGATCTGCAACTTTTTTTGATAAAAACAAAGAGCTTGCCGATAATCTTATAAAGGAAATTATAGACCTATCGACCTTAGCTCCATCAGCCTTCAATACCCAACCATGGGAACTAATTATAGTTAAATCATCAGAAGCCCGAAAAGAACTTTATGAAAAAGCATGTAATCAACCAAAAGTTTTAGAAGCTCCTGTTACTATAGCTATAGTAGGCAAAAAAAATGGATACAAAAGAGAAAATCCAATATGGGACGAAAAAATAAAAAATAAGACTCTAGACAGCAAGTCTCTACAAGCTTATATGGATATGTGTGAAAATAAAATTTATAACAGTGATGTCAAGAAAAATGCCTATGCTGTGAGAAATGCCTCTCTATTTGCAATGACACTTATGTTTGTGGCAAAATCTAAAGGCGTGTCTACGCACCCTATGATAGGTTTTAGCGAAGAGGCTATAAAAGAACTTTACTCTATCTCTGAAGATAGAGTTGTGGTAATGCTTATTTCAATGGGATACTTCAATGAAGAAAAAAAACTTTTTCCAAGAGAGAAAAGATTTTCTTTCGATAAAATTTCAAAAGTATACTAA
- a CDS encoding manganese efflux pump MntP family protein produces MTFSTLFFISVGLAMDAFAVSLTEGMALKKNHINHIFRVAFVFGIFQALMPLLGWFIGGLFYDMISKYEHWVAFGLLAFVGGKMLLEAWENQKCETEGKCDVSSNIILLGIATSIDALAVGFSFSLLPGLNIYSTIFIIGIVTFIISSAGVYMGNKAGQLLGYKAEYAGGFILIGMGCKILFEHIA; encoded by the coding sequence ATGACTTTTTCAACTCTTTTTTTTATCTCCGTAGGTCTGGCGATGGACGCCTTTGCCGTCTCTCTTACTGAAGGAATGGCCTTGAAGAAAAACCATATAAATCATATTTTTAGAGTTGCCTTTGTCTTCGGGATTTTTCAGGCTCTTATGCCTCTTTTAGGATGGTTTATAGGGGGACTATTTTATGACATGATTTCAAAATATGAGCATTGGGTAGCCTTTGGACTTCTCGCTTTTGTTGGGGGGAAAATGCTCTTAGAAGCCTGGGAAAACCAAAAATGCGAAACTGAAGGAAAATGTGATGTTTCTTCAAATATTATCTTACTAGGTATTGCTACCAGTATTGATGCCTTAGCAGTAGGGTTTTCATTTTCTCTTCTTCCAGGATTAAATATTTATTCTACAATCTTTATCATCGGAATAGTCACATTTATTATATCCTCTGCAGGAGTATACATGGGAAATAAAGCCGGACAACTTTTGGGCTACAAGGCCGAATATGCAGGGGGCTTTATCTTAATAGGAATGGGATGTAAAATATTGTTTGAGCACATAGCATGA